From Algoriphagus sp. NG3, the proteins below share one genomic window:
- a CDS encoding c-type cytochrome domain-containing protein, giving the protein MEDLAIFFGRFHPILVHLPIGFLIMAFLMWGFQKWKKSHAFDQAIAFCLLMGTISAALACVAGYLLSTSGGYEGALISQHMWGGIFTTLVAGLVYVVFSSNLSSRWPSAIASTLMMVMIGGLSFTGHIGGSLTHGSDFLTEYAPIFGSRANQLPPPASMEEVVLYGHVIQPILQEKCISCHRSDKLKGGLSLKNPESIRKGGESGPLFLTSAKETSELIRRIHLPESNEEVMPPKGKSQLTEAEIALLEAWIMAGEDFEKPLLSYGNDTIQNLAGSYLGLVKNGSGGNESIGALAAIDSMTLVQLRESGLVIRELLADSYRYDVSIPQTALANQDLGNILGKLELIKDNIIWLNVSDLGLDNAQLANLTPMNNLEKLRLERNKLTDKSISLLAKFPKLQVLNLYGNDLTDACLSDFQQLQKLEKVYVWQTKITAKQAGKVELVS; this is encoded by the coding sequence ATGGAAGATTTAGCAATTTTCTTTGGCCGGTTTCATCCAATTCTAGTCCATTTGCCTATAGGTTTTTTGATTATGGCGTTCCTGATGTGGGGTTTTCAAAAATGGAAGAAGAGTCATGCATTCGATCAGGCAATAGCCTTTTGTTTGTTGATGGGGACAATTAGTGCCGCATTGGCTTGCGTCGCTGGTTACCTGCTTTCTACGAGTGGCGGTTACGAGGGAGCGTTGATTTCTCAGCACATGTGGGGAGGTATTTTCACCACCTTAGTAGCAGGATTGGTTTACGTGGTTTTCTCTTCAAACTTATCGAGCAGATGGCCTTCTGCGATCGCTTCGACCTTGATGATGGTCATGATAGGTGGTCTGAGCTTCACCGGCCATATTGGTGGAAGCTTGACCCATGGTAGTGACTTTCTTACTGAATATGCCCCGATTTTTGGAAGTCGTGCCAATCAATTGCCGCCTCCCGCTAGCATGGAGGAGGTGGTCCTGTATGGGCATGTGATTCAGCCTATTCTGCAAGAGAAATGTATTTCATGCCATCGCTCGGATAAACTCAAAGGGGGCCTGTCTTTAAAAAATCCAGAAAGCATAAGGAAGGGCGGGGAGAGTGGTCCTCTTTTCCTCACTTCTGCTAAAGAAACCAGTGAATTGATCAGGAGGATTCATCTCCCTGAATCCAATGAAGAAGTGATGCCTCCCAAGGGAAAATCACAGTTGACTGAAGCCGAAATTGCCTTGCTGGAAGCTTGGATCATGGCAGGCGAGGATTTTGAAAAACCTTTGCTAAGCTATGGTAATGATACGATTCAGAATTTGGCGGGGTCCTACTTGGGGTTAGTGAAAAATGGCTCCGGGGGAAATGAATCCATAGGTGCGCTGGCAGCTATAGATTCCATGACCTTGGTACAACTTCGAGAGTCTGGATTGGTAATTCGTGAGCTTTTGGCGGATTCCTATCGGTATGATGTGAGTATTCCCCAGACTGCTTTGGCCAATCAAGACTTAGGTAATATACTCGGAAAGTTGGAGCTGATCAAGGATAATATCATCTGGCTAAATGTTTCAGATTTGGGACTTGATAATGCCCAGCTTGCGAATTTGACACCTATGAACAATCTTGAAAAGCTACGGCTTGAGAGAAATAAACTGACCGATAAAAGTATTAGCCTATTGGCTAAATTCCCGAAGCTTCAGGTTTTAAACCTGTATGGAAATGACCTGACCGATGCCTGTCTGTCTGATTTTCAGCAGCTCCAAAAATTGGAGAAAGTGTATGTATGGCAAACAAAAATCACAGCCAAACAGGCAGGGAAAGTGGAATTGGTCAGTTAA
- a CDS encoding 6-bladed beta-propeller, whose product MSNSRRNFVKKASLISAVSTLSPFPNFNILSSKKVDEEILGHGEFRYRMVRDWASLDTIKYPLLNCHEMVMDSKGRLIMIGDYPHNNVLIFDKSGKLLDYWGTSHPGGHGITLFKEGGEDFLFLTDSGWFMGKSGEMVAHNGRVSKTTPDGRTLFDIGHPQTIGVYNPGDIFRPTEVAVNPQNGDIYVADGYGMDYILQYNSEGEYIRHWGGHQNEDSNYNIFNAHGVALDFRDPNNPYVVCTSRTENAFKFFSLDGVYEKTLTLPNMYVCRPVFDGQNLYAGVCWSTPKNGKFDWKAHTGFVTVLEGDKVVSNPGGTAPDYVGGKLQPSYQLEHKPFYHGHDVCLDEDKNLYICQWNANGSPPIKLQRV is encoded by the coding sequence ATGAGCAATTCGAGAAGAAACTTCGTGAAAAAAGCTTCGCTGATCTCCGCGGTATCCACCCTGTCTCCCTTTCCCAACTTTAATATTCTTTCATCAAAAAAAGTAGATGAGGAGATTCTGGGGCATGGTGAATTTCGCTATAGAATGGTACGCGATTGGGCAAGTCTGGATACCATCAAGTACCCACTTCTGAACTGCCATGAAATGGTCATGGACAGCAAGGGTCGGTTAATTATGATCGGGGATTACCCTCACAACAATGTCTTGATTTTTGATAAATCTGGAAAACTCCTGGACTATTGGGGTACTTCCCATCCGGGCGGGCATGGGATTACACTCTTCAAGGAAGGAGGAGAGGATTTTCTATTCCTCACTGATTCAGGTTGGTTTATGGGTAAAAGTGGTGAAATGGTAGCTCACAACGGGCGCGTAAGCAAAACAACTCCGGACGGTCGGACCCTTTTTGATATAGGCCACCCACAGACTATAGGTGTGTATAATCCGGGTGATATATTTCGGCCCACAGAAGTGGCGGTAAATCCTCAGAATGGAGATATCTATGTTGCCGACGGGTATGGGATGGATTATATTCTTCAATATAACAGTGAAGGAGAATACATCCGGCATTGGGGAGGTCATCAAAATGAGGACAGTAATTACAATATTTTCAATGCCCACGGAGTAGCCTTGGATTTTCGGGACCCCAATAATCCCTATGTGGTTTGTACCTCCCGTACCGAGAATGCATTCAAGTTTTTCTCCCTGGATGGTGTTTACGAGAAAACCCTGACCCTCCCAAATATGTACGTATGCAGGCCGGTTTTCGACGGTCAAAATCTGTATGCGGGAGTATGCTGGTCTACGCCTAAAAACGGAAAATTTGACTGGAAAGCGCATACTGGATTTGTGACTGTTTTGGAAGGAGATAAAGTAGTATCCAATCCTGGCGGGACAGCTCCGGATTATGTTGGAGGGAAGTTGCAGCCATCCTACCAATTGGAGCACAAGCCTTTTTATCACGGACACGATGTATGTCTGGATGAAGACAAAAATTTATACATCTGTCAGTGGAATGCCAATGGTAGCCCACCGATCAAACTTCAACGTGTCTAA
- a CDS encoding DUF1553 domain-containing protein gives MIKKPIYHFFSFLLTLSALISCSPELPEEIAVAYDDLPEQLDFNIHVKPILSDKCFACHGPDKGKIEAGLQLHSAETAYQELPESPGLFAITPRNLKNSEMFHRIMSEDAGEIMPPPESNLTLSSREKAILVRWIEEGAEYKPHWAFVKPEPQKLPKVSDKNWPKNEIDFFVLNKLEQEDLKPSPQADKELLLRRLFLDLTGMPPTPEDVKAYLSDQSSDAYEKQIDKLLASPHYGEKMATDWMDVARFADTHGYQVDDYRDMSPWRDWVIRSFNENLSYQDFVTFQLAGDLLPNPTRDQILATGFNRLNSQNSEDGIVPEEYRVEGVIDRTSVVGQGIMALTAGCARCHDHKYDPISHKEFYQMYSFFNQVNESGQISRDPMDIPVPTLMLPTEEQKKILDYLKKEVTQKETVAEKIEDDSQNSAEKWVESEAYRTMGIPRIEQSLAAHFPFDGNLTNRKSGKSGKMDLMFAKPDRPKFVQGKNSQALNLDGDAWVDLKPVGIYKRNEPFSIGLWINVPDSLNEGVIFHKNMGTALHAYKGYHLYYRDKKLEVMLAHTWPENAIEKISLESLPTNSWNHVTLTYDGSSKASGVKLFLNGEEMKMQVKHDNLYKDIIFKNYEDVIYPEPIEPGLSIGGRWRGFGLKGGKVDELRVYDRQLLGLEAKALADPLTVEGILSKSPDKMTSEERTLLKEYHIARDKSYSEALVAVAKARAAYVDSIENVKEVMVMKDMPESRPTYILLRGLYDNYGDEVFPNTPSEILPMAEDLPKNRLGLAQWFFDPNHPLTARVAVNRYWQNYFGKGIVRTSEDFGNQGELPSHPELLDWLALEFMNSGWDVKALQKKIVMSATYKQSSFTSPEMREFDPDNILLARGPKNRLSSEMIRDNALVASDLLVDKVGGESVKTYQPEGLWSMNSSVYVPDVGEKLYRRSMYTFWKKTIPNPTQATFDQPERNECTVRRQKTNTPLQALVLLNDPTYMEACRKIGEIMTLSGDKEKAIKDAFLRLSGRFPSEEELSILKEVQEEEYEAFRSNITRAKGWLESGQYRIDGSLDAPLVAANAVVASTILNSDAVITKR, from the coding sequence ATGATAAAAAAACCTATCTATCATTTCTTTAGCTTCTTGCTGACGCTATCTGCCTTAATTTCCTGCTCGCCGGAGTTGCCTGAGGAAATTGCTGTAGCCTATGATGACTTGCCGGAGCAGTTGGATTTTAATATTCACGTCAAGCCTATCCTCTCAGACAAATGCTTTGCCTGCCATGGTCCAGACAAAGGTAAGATTGAAGCAGGCTTGCAACTGCACAGTGCGGAAACAGCCTACCAGGAACTTCCAGAATCACCGGGGCTCTTTGCCATTACACCCAGAAATTTAAAAAACTCCGAAATGTTTCACCGCATCATGTCTGAAGATGCCGGAGAAATTATGCCGCCGCCTGAGTCTAACCTTACGCTCAGCAGTCGTGAAAAGGCTATTCTTGTGCGATGGATTGAAGAGGGCGCGGAGTATAAGCCACATTGGGCATTTGTAAAGCCGGAACCTCAAAAACTCCCAAAGGTTTCAGACAAAAACTGGCCTAAAAATGAGATAGACTTTTTTGTACTCAACAAGCTGGAACAGGAAGATCTGAAACCCTCTCCACAGGCTGACAAAGAGCTTTTGCTTCGAAGGCTTTTCCTGGATCTCACCGGAATGCCTCCCACACCTGAGGATGTCAAGGCCTATCTTTCCGATCAATCCTCTGATGCCTACGAAAAGCAAATAGATAAATTACTTGCTTCCCCTCACTATGGAGAAAAGATGGCTACAGACTGGATGGACGTGGCGAGATTTGCGGATACCCATGGCTATCAGGTAGATGATTATCGGGATATGAGCCCATGGCGAGATTGGGTGATCCGATCTTTCAATGAGAACTTGTCTTACCAGGATTTTGTGACTTTTCAGTTGGCAGGCGATCTTTTGCCCAACCCTACTCGGGATCAGATTCTGGCTACAGGTTTTAATCGATTAAACTCCCAAAACTCAGAAGATGGAATCGTACCCGAGGAATATAGGGTTGAAGGTGTTATTGACAGAACCTCCGTGGTGGGCCAGGGGATTATGGCACTTACGGCGGGTTGCGCGCGCTGTCATGATCATAAATACGACCCTATATCCCACAAGGAGTTTTACCAGATGTATAGCTTTTTCAATCAGGTAAACGAATCCGGGCAAATCTCCCGAGATCCTATGGATATTCCTGTTCCTACGCTGATGTTGCCTACTGAGGAGCAAAAAAAGATTCTGGATTACCTGAAAAAGGAAGTGACCCAAAAAGAGACTGTGGCCGAGAAGATTGAGGATGATTCCCAAAACTCTGCCGAAAAATGGGTGGAATCCGAAGCATATCGGACTATGGGAATACCTAGGATTGAACAGAGTCTTGCAGCTCATTTTCCATTCGATGGGAATTTGACCAATCGAAAATCAGGTAAATCAGGGAAGATGGACTTGATGTTTGCCAAGCCGGATCGCCCAAAGTTTGTACAGGGGAAAAATTCCCAAGCCTTAAATCTAGACGGAGATGCATGGGTCGATCTGAAGCCTGTCGGGATATACAAGAGGAATGAACCTTTCAGTATAGGATTGTGGATTAATGTGCCTGATTCGCTGAACGAAGGTGTGATTTTTCATAAAAACATGGGTACCGCACTCCATGCTTATAAAGGGTACCATCTATACTACCGAGACAAAAAACTTGAGGTCATGCTAGCCCATACCTGGCCTGAAAATGCCATTGAGAAAATCAGTCTGGAATCACTTCCCACCAACTCCTGGAACCATGTGACACTCACTTACGACGGCTCAAGTAAAGCCTCCGGAGTGAAACTTTTCCTTAACGGGGAGGAAATGAAAATGCAGGTAAAGCACGATAACCTATACAAGGACATCATCTTCAAAAATTATGAAGATGTTATTTATCCTGAGCCTATTGAACCTGGATTGAGTATTGGAGGCAGATGGAGAGGATTTGGGTTAAAGGGTGGAAAAGTCGATGAGCTGAGGGTCTATGATAGACAGCTGCTGGGATTGGAAGCGAAAGCCCTGGCAGATCCTTTAACAGTTGAAGGGATACTTTCAAAATCTCCTGATAAGATGACTTCTGAAGAACGCACCCTTTTAAAGGAATACCACATCGCTCGGGACAAATCCTATTCCGAAGCCCTAGTGGCTGTAGCCAAAGCACGGGCTGCCTATGTAGATAGTATAGAAAATGTTAAAGAGGTCATGGTGATGAAAGATATGCCTGAATCCCGGCCAACCTATATTTTGTTACGAGGCTTGTATGACAACTATGGGGATGAGGTTTTTCCTAATACTCCAAGTGAGATTCTTCCTATGGCTGAGGACCTACCCAAAAACCGCTTAGGATTAGCACAGTGGTTTTTTGATCCCAACCATCCTCTGACTGCCCGAGTAGCGGTGAATCGCTACTGGCAAAATTACTTTGGGAAAGGGATTGTGCGGACCAGCGAGGATTTTGGCAATCAGGGTGAACTTCCTAGCCATCCGGAATTATTGGATTGGCTTGCTCTGGAATTTATGAACAGCGGATGGGATGTGAAGGCTTTGCAAAAGAAAATAGTGATGTCGGCCACCTATAAGCAATCTTCCTTTACCAGTCCAGAGATGCGGGAATTTGATCCGGATAATATCCTACTGGCTCGAGGGCCAAAGAATCGACTGAGCAGCGAGATGATCCGTGATAATGCTTTGGTAGCCAGTGATCTTTTGGTAGATAAAGTAGGGGGAGAAAGTGTCAAAACCTATCAGCCGGAAGGACTTTGGTCAATGAATTCTTCGGTATATGTACCTGATGTGGGTGAAAAACTCTATCGAAGAAGTATGTACACTTTCTGGAAAAAGACCATCCCAAATCCTACTCAGGCGACATTTGATCAGCCAGAGCGAAACGAATGCACTGTCCGCAGGCAAAAAACCAATACACCACTTCAGGCACTTGTGCTTTTGAATGATCCCACTTATATGGAAGCATGCAGGAAGATAGGGGAAATCATGACGCTTTCCGGTGATAAGGAAAAGGCGATTAAAGATGCATTTCTTCGATTGTCGGGAAGATTTCCCAGCGAAGAGGAATTAAGCATCCTCAAAGAAGTTCAGGAAGAAGAATACGAAGCCTTCCGGTCAAATATTACAAGAGCAAAAGGCTGGTTGGAGTCGGGACAGTATAGAATAGACGGTTCACTGGACGCCCCATTGGTTGCGGCCAATGCTGTAGTCGCGAGCACGATTTTGAATTCAGATGCAGTAATCACTAAACGATAA
- a CDS encoding DUF3995 domain-containing protein — MMIISVLLSVILIALAMIHFNWVIGGEFGVKESLPTNELGERVLNPKRIDSAVVGLGLIAFGIFYLFKSGLFPYDFPEWIETYLGWIIPIIFLLRAIGEFKYIGFFKSVKSIEFGNLDTKFFSPLYLIMGLLGILIQVMP; from the coding sequence ATGATGATTATATCAGTTCTTTTGAGCGTTATCCTGATTGCACTTGCAATGATTCACTTCAATTGGGTAATTGGTGGAGAGTTTGGGGTCAAAGAATCCTTGCCTACTAATGAACTAGGGGAAAGAGTTTTAAACCCCAAAAGAATTGATAGCGCTGTCGTTGGCTTGGGATTGATTGCTTTTGGGATATTCTACCTTTTCAAATCAGGCCTTTTTCCTTACGATTTTCCTGAATGGATAGAAACCTATTTGGGTTGGATAATCCCAATTATTTTCCTTTTAAGGGCAATTGGTGAATTTAAATATATCGGATTTTTCAAAAGTGTTAAAAGCATAGAGTTTGGTAATTTAGACACGAAATTCTTTTCTCCCCTTTACTTGATAATGGGACTATTGGGTATTCTAATCCAGGTAATGCCCTGA
- a CDS encoding DUF1501 domain-containing protein: MCHYDKITSSNKDFHSIEKNIGRREFLTKTSLGIGAMALGSLLGADKMMASPLPNGIGGLPGLPHFIPKAKRVVYLFQSGGPSQFETFDYKPELAKMFGKDLPGSVKGEQRLTGMSANQSSLPIAPSMFKFDQYGQSRAWVSELMPYTAEVVDDLCFIKSMHTPQINHDPAITFFQTGHQLPGRPSIGSWASYGLGSDNQNLPSFIVLNSKNAGGQPLYARLWGNGFLPTEHQGVQFRSGVDPVLFLNNPENYDGADRGRMLAYLKELNSAQFDTYGDPEINARIAQYEMAYRMQSSVPELTDMSDEPDYIFDMYGEDSRDSGTYAANCLMARRLLEKDVKFVQLYHRGWDQHAYLPSGIKNQCKNTDQATAALIKDLKQRGLLEDTLVIWGGEFGRTVYSQGKLTANDYGRDHHPRCFTMWMAGAGVKPGFTYGETDDFSYNITKDPVSVHDFHATLLHLMGVDHERLTFKHQGRRFRLTDVEGHIIKDLIA, encoded by the coding sequence ATGTGTCACTACGATAAAATAACCTCATCAAATAAAGATTTTCATTCCATAGAAAAGAATATTGGAAGAAGAGAATTTCTTACTAAAACCTCTCTGGGCATCGGTGCTATGGCGTTGGGTTCCCTATTGGGCGCTGATAAGATGATGGCCTCTCCACTTCCAAATGGAATAGGCGGATTACCTGGCTTACCACACTTTATCCCAAAAGCCAAGCGAGTGGTCTATCTCTTTCAAAGTGGAGGTCCATCTCAGTTCGAGACCTTTGATTACAAACCTGAATTGGCCAAAATGTTTGGCAAGGATCTTCCGGGATCTGTAAAAGGCGAGCAACGACTCACTGGAATGAGTGCCAACCAGTCTTCTTTACCTATCGCTCCCTCCATGTTTAAATTTGATCAATATGGACAAAGTCGAGCCTGGGTCAGTGAGTTGATGCCTTATACCGCTGAAGTAGTGGATGATTTGTGCTTTATCAAATCCATGCATACGCCACAGATCAACCATGACCCGGCAATTACCTTTTTTCAAACTGGGCATCAGTTGCCAGGAAGACCTTCAATTGGATCTTGGGCGAGTTATGGACTGGGGTCTGACAATCAAAATTTACCCTCATTCATTGTGCTTAATTCAAAGAATGCGGGAGGCCAGCCACTTTATGCCAGACTTTGGGGGAATGGATTTTTGCCTACGGAGCATCAGGGAGTACAATTTAGGTCGGGGGTAGATCCGGTTTTGTTTCTAAACAATCCGGAAAACTACGACGGGGCAGATAGAGGAAGGATGCTCGCCTATCTGAAAGAGCTGAATTCTGCTCAGTTTGATACCTATGGAGATCCGGAAATCAATGCGCGGATTGCTCAATATGAAATGGCGTATCGAATGCAGAGTTCGGTGCCCGAGCTCACAGATATGTCGGACGAGCCTGATTATATTTTTGACATGTATGGGGAAGATAGTAGGGATTCAGGAACCTATGCCGCCAATTGCTTGATGGCCCGCAGACTACTGGAGAAGGATGTCAAATTTGTGCAGCTTTACCATCGTGGCTGGGATCAGCATGCTTATCTGCCGAGTGGGATCAAGAATCAGTGTAAAAACACTGACCAGGCTACCGCAGCATTAATTAAGGACCTCAAACAACGAGGGCTTTTGGAAGATACCTTGGTGATCTGGGGTGGAGAATTTGGAAGGACAGTATATTCTCAGGGCAAACTTACCGCCAACGATTATGGGCGAGATCACCACCCTCGTTGCTTTACCATGTGGATGGCGGGAGCGGGAGTCAAACCGGGTTTCACCTATGGGGAGACAGATGATTTCAGCTATAATATTACCAAGGATCCGGTTTCCGTTCATGATTTTCATGCTACGCTTTTACATCTCATGGGAGTGGACCACGAGCGCTTGACATTCAAGCATCAAGGGCGAAGATTTAGACTCACTGATGTGGAAGGACATATCATCAAAGATTTAATCGCCTGA
- a CDS encoding AraC family transcriptional regulator, whose product MKPILEAIPLGEQKSIHGFCFDKKDFETPWHFHPQHELTYIEESVGTKFIGDYVGGYQPGELVLLRSNLPHCWKNNSTQGGNSKSFVVQWNPGIFPEVPELASLHQLLKASSKGLIFDKEAVKLLIPKLKSLPDLSGQQLYIQLLSILSGLSSANYSTLSAASFTEDIPSEYGSRMAKIHDFVGENFGRKIYLKELAELVNLSEQSFSRFFTKMMGRPFFAFLNEYRVNHTARLLVDTEASISDIAFSCGYESLPFFHKKFNEAFGISPAKYRKKHVTCSGHYLD is encoded by the coding sequence TTGAAGCCAATCTTAGAAGCCATACCCTTAGGGGAACAGAAATCCATTCATGGTTTTTGCTTTGACAAAAAGGATTTTGAAACGCCTTGGCATTTTCATCCCCAGCATGAACTCACGTACATTGAAGAAAGTGTGGGCACCAAATTTATCGGGGATTATGTGGGAGGATATCAGCCCGGCGAGCTGGTTTTGCTTCGCTCCAATCTTCCCCATTGTTGGAAAAACAACTCCACGCAAGGCGGTAACTCCAAGTCTTTTGTAGTGCAATGGAATCCTGGAATTTTCCCAGAAGTCCCTGAATTGGCATCGTTACATCAGCTGTTAAAAGCGTCATCCAAAGGTTTGATTTTTGACAAAGAAGCTGTGAAGCTCCTCATACCAAAACTTAAAAGCTTGCCTGATTTATCTGGACAGCAACTGTACATTCAACTTCTCAGTATTCTTTCGGGGCTTAGCTCGGCCAATTACTCCACCCTCTCGGCGGCAAGTTTTACCGAGGACATCCCCAGTGAATACGGCTCTCGCATGGCCAAGATCCATGATTTTGTAGGAGAAAATTTCGGAAGAAAAATCTATTTGAAAGAATTGGCCGAGCTGGTAAATCTATCTGAGCAATCCTTCTCCCGGTTTTTCACCAAAATGATGGGAAGGCCTTTTTTCGCGTTTTTAAATGAGTATAGAGTCAATCATACCGCCCGTTTATTGGTGGACACTGAAGCATCTATTTCTGATATTGCCTTCAGTTGCGGTTACGAATCCCTCCCATTTTTCCATAAGAAATTCAATGAAGCTTTTGGGATTTCTCCAGCAAAATACCGAAAAAAGCATGTAACCTGTTCAGGGCATTACCTGGATTAG
- a CDS encoding cytochrome P450, which translates to MKKSDLPDPFTEVRIKTGFHTIEDQNDPVTMLLRHKDIRKTAHNYKTFTSEAVPGRIVVPSEVNIRDTRQLPFEVDPPKHGAYRSLVESWFKRPLQAEYQEALRGMISTCINYALLRDATEVVNEFALPLQSRALTLLLNTPFAESETWISWGTHVFRSEGEALDGDKANILYDYIDRELDRAIANPSDDLYSVLIQSDFEGRKLSKEEAKGVLVLTFAGGRDTVINAVTNALAYFADHPQSLDRIRKEPELINNAVEEMIRYFSPLTHMGRVVTEDTQVCEHAAKADNRVSLCWASANRDEAVFENADEIVLDRKINPHVGFGFSHHNCLGATHARQIMRILLMELSAKVQSIDILDLQENIEHWGDFQRKVGYHKINVKFNPINQ; encoded by the coding sequence ATGAAAAAAAGTGATCTGCCTGATCCCTTTACAGAGGTGAGAATTAAGACTGGTTTTCATACAATTGAAGATCAAAATGATCCCGTGACCATGTTGCTTCGCCATAAAGATATACGGAAGACGGCGCATAATTACAAGACTTTTACTTCTGAAGCAGTACCAGGAAGAATAGTAGTGCCTTCGGAGGTCAACATTCGAGATACCCGCCAGCTTCCCTTCGAAGTGGATCCTCCCAAACATGGAGCTTATCGATCTCTCGTGGAATCGTGGTTTAAGCGTCCCTTGCAGGCGGAATATCAGGAAGCACTAAGGGGAATGATTTCTACCTGTATAAACTATGCACTTTTGCGGGATGCTACAGAGGTGGTAAATGAGTTCGCACTTCCTTTGCAGTCACGTGCGTTGACGCTTTTGCTCAATACGCCTTTTGCCGAGTCAGAAACCTGGATCTCCTGGGGAACCCATGTGTTCCGAAGCGAGGGGGAGGCATTGGATGGGGATAAAGCCAATATTCTATATGACTATATTGATCGGGAACTTGATCGTGCGATTGCCAATCCCTCTGATGATCTATATTCTGTACTTATTCAGTCAGATTTTGAAGGAAGAAAGCTGAGCAAGGAAGAGGCAAAGGGCGTTTTAGTGTTGACTTTTGCCGGTGGGCGAGATACAGTGATCAATGCGGTTACCAATGCCCTTGCCTATTTTGCAGATCATCCACAGTCTTTGGATAGGATCCGAAAAGAGCCTGAACTCATTAACAATGCGGTGGAAGAAATGATCCGCTACTTTTCACCCTTGACGCATATGGGTAGGGTAGTGACAGAAGATACGCAGGTATGTGAGCATGCTGCGAAAGCTGATAATCGGGTTTCCTTATGTTGGGCATCGGCAAATCGCGATGAAGCTGTTTTTGAAAATGCAGATGAAATTGTACTGGATCGTAAGATCAATCCACATGTGGGATTTGGCTTTAGTCATCATAACTGTTTGGGCGCTACCCATGCCAGACAGATTATGAGAATACTTTTAATGGAACTTTCAGCGAAAGTCCAATCTATAGATATTCTTGATTTGCAAGAGAATATCGAGCATTGGGGCGACTTTCAACGGAAAGTAGGCTACCATAAAATT